A window of the Cynocephalus volans isolate mCynVol1 chromosome 10, mCynVol1.pri, whole genome shotgun sequence genome harbors these coding sequences:
- the TEX101 gene encoding testis-expressed protein 101, which yields MGTCHIQALMFYFLLGASSLTLAQHLECFKSISTSIEANPSNTFNWTTEEVETCDNGSFCQETVLMIKAGAETAVLATKGCVSEGAEAMTFIQHTAPPGLITVSYSGYCEDSFCNNKDGVYQFWQLQRTPASGVSGTLRCPTCVALGSCFSAPSLPCPNGTTRCYQGKLDITGGGINSSVEVKGCTSMIGCRLMARIFTVGPMLVKEVCPRQSLTEPRMAEDGATWIPISVWGLELLLPLLLQSFVLLS from the exons ATGGGAACCTGTCATATCCAGGCTTTGATGTTCTACTTTCTCCTAGGAGCCTCCTCCTTGACCT TGGCCCAACATCTGGAGTGTTTCAAGAGTATATCCACGAGTATAGAAGCGAATCCAAGCAATACATTTAACTGGACCACAGAGGAAGTTGAGACTTGTGACAATGGGTCATTTTGCCAGGAAACTGTACTGATGATTAAAGCAG GGGCTGAGACGGCTGTTTTGGCCACTAAGGGCTGTGTCTCTGAAGGGGCAGAGGCAATGACATTTATCCAACACACTGCACCCCCTGGCCTGATCACAGTCTCCTACAGTGGTTACTGTGAGGATTCCTTTTGTAACAACAAAGATGGAGTATATCAGTTTTGGCAGCTACAAAGGACCCCAG CTTCCGGTGTGTCAGGAACCCTCCGTTGCCCAACATGTGTGGCTTTGGGGTCCTGTTTCAGtgctccttctcttccctgtccCAATGGTACAACTCGATGCTATCAAGGAAAACTTGACATCACTGGAG GAGGCATCAACTCATCTGTGGAGGTCAAAGGCTGTACATCCATGATTGGTTGCAGGCTGATGGCCAGAATCTTTACAGTAGGACCCATGTTGGTGAAGGAAGTGTGTCCACGTCAGTCTCTCACTGAACCCCGGATGGCTGAAGATGGTGCCACCTGGATTCCCATTTCAGTTTGGGGACTAGAGCTACTGCTGCCATTGCTGCTGCAATCATTTGTTCTTTTGTCCTGA